A single window of Thermocrinis jamiesonii DNA harbors:
- the minD gene encoding septum site-determining protein MinD, protein MTEVLVVTSGKGGVGKTTITANLSIALAKMGKKVLCMDADIGLRNLDMILGLENRIVYDVLDVLEGRVSFHKALVKDKRGFSVWLLPANQTKNKDAVDPEKWLSLVNEIKESNQYDYIFIDSPAGIERGFQIAASPADVALVVVNPEVSSVRDADRIIGMLENMGKTDYKLIINRIRWDAVDKGQMLSVDDVVEILRAPLIGVIPEEPKMVDYTNRGEPIVLEDDYPASKALMDIAKRILGEDVPMVFHGKKRSFFEKLFGR, encoded by the coding sequence ATGACTGAGGTATTAGTGGTCACGTCTGGTAAGGGTGGCGTTGGAAAGACAACCATTACTGCTAACTTGTCTATAGCCCTTGCAAAAATGGGAAAAAAGGTGCTATGTATGGATGCAGACATAGGTCTTAGAAACTTAGATATGATTCTAGGCTTAGAAAATAGGATAGTTTATGACGTGCTTGACGTTTTGGAAGGAAGGGTGTCTTTCCACAAGGCTTTAGTGAAGGACAAAAGGGGTTTTAGTGTCTGGCTTTTGCCAGCCAATCAAACAAAAAATAAAGATGCGGTCGATCCAGAAAAATGGCTTAGTCTTGTGAACGAGATAAAAGAATCAAACCAGTATGACTATATATTTATAGATTCCCCAGCTGGTATAGAAAGGGGTTTTCAAATAGCAGCCTCCCCGGCCGATGTTGCTCTGGTGGTGGTAAATCCTGAAGTTTCCTCAGTAAGAGATGCGGATAGAATAATAGGTATGTTAGAAAATATGGGCAAAACGGACTACAAACTGATTATAAACAGAATAAGATGGGATGCGGTAGATAAAGGTCAAATGCTCTCGGTGGATGATGTTGTGGAGATCCTTAGAGCTCCACTAATAGGCGTTATCCCAGAGGAGCCAAAAATGGTGGACTATACCAACAGAGGGGAACCTATTGTGCTTGAGGATGATTATCCAGCTTCAAAAGCCCTTATGGATATAGCTAAGAGAATATTGGGGGAAGATGTACCTATGGTTTTTCATGGAAAAAAAAGGAGCTTCTTTGAAAAACTATTTGGGAGATAA
- the carB gene encoding carbamoyl-phosphate synthase large subunit — MKILILGSGPNRIGQGIEFDYACVQAIFALKEEGIQTIMINCNPETVSTDYDTANKLYFEPVVLENVLEVIRKENPDGVLIQFGGQTPLKLSIPLRNLGIPILGTDPESIDIAEDRERFRELMNKLNIRQTESRTARTKEEALRCAREIGYPLLVRPSYVLGGRAMRIVYEEEELLDYLEEAVEVSYERPILLDRYLSDSVEVDVDAIGDGEDFLIGAVMEHIEEAGVHSGDSAASIPPYTLTEEVTQEIKEKTKLIAKALKTKGLINLQFAVKNGEVYVLEVNPRASRTIPFVSKSIGYPLAKLAAKVCIGKKLRDLVPEVFERLKEGKAHYCSDFLPKDWEYYTVKEVVFPWNRFPEVDPVLGPEMKSTGEVMGIDKKFGLAYYKSQLAAGNKLPTEGRIFISVADRDKPKVVDLAKGFIDLGFEVLATSGTYKFLKERGVDVKHVLKVSEGRPNVVDMIKNSEVHAVINTPTGRRARTDAYHIRRATVQQGIPYTTTVRGGYAMLEAIRCYLESGKRLKVYSLQEVFGEV, encoded by the coding sequence ATGAAGATCTTAATCCTTGGGAGCGGTCCAAACAGGATAGGTCAGGGCATAGAGTTTGACTATGCATGCGTGCAAGCCATCTTTGCGCTAAAGGAAGAAGGTATTCAAACCATAATGATAAATTGCAATCCAGAAACTGTTTCCACAGATTACGATACAGCGAACAAACTCTACTTTGAGCCAGTGGTTTTGGAAAATGTGTTGGAAGTCATAAGAAAGGAAAATCCTGACGGTGTTTTAATACAGTTTGGTGGGCAGACACCACTTAAGCTTTCCATACCACTGAGAAACTTGGGTATTCCTATACTTGGCACCGATCCGGAAAGCATAGATATAGCCGAGGACAGGGAAAGGTTCAGAGAATTGATGAACAAGCTCAACATTAGACAAACAGAAAGTAGGACCGCAAGAACAAAAGAAGAGGCTTTAAGATGTGCAAGAGAAATAGGTTATCCACTTCTTGTGAGGCCTTCTTATGTGCTCGGTGGTAGAGCCATGAGGATAGTTTATGAGGAAGAAGAGCTGTTGGATTACCTTGAGGAAGCTGTGGAGGTGAGTTACGAAAGGCCCATACTTTTGGACAGGTATCTATCAGACAGCGTGGAAGTGGATGTGGATGCCATAGGAGATGGAGAAGACTTTCTAATAGGTGCGGTTATGGAACACATTGAAGAGGCAGGTGTTCACTCTGGTGACAGCGCTGCATCCATCCCACCTTACACGCTAACAGAAGAAGTAACCCAAGAGATAAAGGAGAAAACCAAGCTGATAGCTAAGGCTCTTAAAACAAAGGGGCTTATCAACCTTCAGTTTGCGGTAAAGAACGGAGAGGTTTATGTGCTGGAGGTTAATCCAAGAGCGTCAAGGACTATACCTTTTGTAAGCAAAAGTATAGGCTATCCTTTGGCAAAGCTTGCAGCTAAGGTTTGCATTGGTAAAAAACTAAGGGACTTAGTTCCGGAAGTTTTTGAAAGGCTCAAAGAAGGCAAAGCTCATTACTGTAGTGACTTTTTACCAAAGGACTGGGAATACTATACAGTCAAGGAGGTGGTCTTTCCGTGGAACAGGTTTCCTGAAGTAGATCCGGTTTTGGGGCCTGAAATGAAAAGCACCGGCGAAGTTATGGGAATAGACAAGAAATTTGGGTTGGCTTACTACAAAAGTCAGCTTGCAGCTGGTAATAAATTGCCAACGGAGGGAAGAATATTTATAAGTGTAGCTGATAGGGATAAGCCTAAGGTAGTTGATTTGGCAAAAGGTTTTATTGATCTCGGATTTGAAGTGCTTGCAACTTCTGGAACGTATAAGTTTTTGAAAGAAAGGGGAGTTGATGTAAAACACGTGTTAAAAGTTTCGGAAGGAAGACCTAACGTAGTTGATATGATAAAAAATTCAGAGGTGCATGCGGTGATAAACACGCCCACTGGCAGACGTGCAAGAACGGATGCTTACCACATCAGAAGGGCTACAGTTCAGCAAGGGATCCCATACACAACCACTGTGAGGGGTGGATATGCAATGCTCGAGGCTATAAGGTGTTATTTGGAAAGCGGTAAAAGGCTAAAAGTGTATTCTTTACAGGAGGTATTTGGTGAAGTATAG
- a CDS encoding M23 family metallopeptidase, which produces MKYRYKPYTYRERKSPLLIRLIRRLAILSLVFISFYVLFLSISAEPEIENVESLKLIPAEGNYVLRASNAKIKEVELLIEQEGKSYLVLKEKFPQGTEKIEVRINSKSMGLKEGKAVVNLKVSSGFLRTKSYTLDADIDLTPPSLEVVSYSQDVSQGSTVAIKVKSDGSKVDLETNGLKVSMTPLKENQYFALVPVPLDGERLEINLTAQDLAGNKTSKSLNLAVRKKYFKKEHIRLTDDLINSVIYPLLGEEAKGLSPEEAFRKINEDWRHKDIQKISQICKESEQSKLWNGEFIQLPKSKVISDYGIERFYYYEGKQISYSRHMGYDFASVEQAPVLASNDGVVVFVGNLGIYGNTIIIDHGLGLFSLYGHLSNTSVKEGQFVKKGEVIGNTGKTGLAFGDHLHFGIIVHGYEVNPIYWLDARWIKNNIESILERW; this is translated from the coding sequence GTGAAGTATAGATACAAACCTTACACCTACAGAGAAAGAAAAAGTCCCCTGTTAATAAGGCTTATAAGGAGATTGGCCATACTCTCCTTAGTTTTTATCAGCTTTTATGTGCTTTTTTTGTCTATTAGTGCAGAACCTGAAATTGAAAACGTAGAATCCTTGAAACTTATACCCGCAGAGGGTAACTATGTTTTAAGGGCAAGCAATGCAAAAATAAAGGAAGTGGAGCTGTTAATAGAACAAGAAGGGAAATCTTACTTAGTGTTAAAGGAAAAATTTCCCCAAGGAACGGAAAAGATAGAGGTAAGGATAAATAGCAAATCTATGGGACTTAAAGAGGGGAAAGCGGTTGTCAATCTCAAGGTAAGTTCTGGCTTTTTAAGAACCAAGAGTTACACCTTAGATGCGGACATAGATTTAACTCCACCATCTTTGGAAGTTGTTTCTTATTCCCAAGATGTTAGCCAAGGCTCTACAGTTGCCATAAAGGTTAAAAGCGACGGATCTAAGGTAGATCTTGAGACAAACGGACTTAAGGTTAGCATGACGCCTTTAAAGGAAAATCAGTATTTTGCCTTGGTTCCTGTTCCTTTAGATGGAGAAAGGCTGGAGATAAATTTGACCGCACAGGACTTAGCGGGGAACAAAACCAGCAAAAGCTTAAATCTTGCTGTAAGGAAGAAATACTTTAAAAAAGAGCATATTAGACTGACTGATGATCTTATAAATTCGGTCATCTATCCACTTTTGGGGGAAGAAGCCAAAGGTTTAAGCCCTGAGGAAGCCTTCAGAAAAATCAACGAAGATTGGAGACACAAAGACATACAGAAAATATCCCAAATATGTAAAGAAAGCGAGCAGTCAAAACTCTGGAATGGTGAATTTATACAACTTCCAAAAAGTAAGGTAATATCAGATTATGGAATTGAAAGGTTTTATTACTATGAGGGCAAGCAGATAAGCTACAGCAGACATATGGGTTATGACTTTGCTTCTGTTGAGCAAGCTCCGGTGTTGGCTTCAAACGATGGGGTGGTTGTCTTTGTTGGAAATCTTGGAATATACGGCAACACGATTATCATAGATCATGGTCTTGGACTCTTTAGTCTTTATGGACACCTTTCAAACACTTCAGTAAAAGAAGGTCAGTTTGTAAAGAAGGGAGAGGTTATAGGGAACACGGGTAAAACAGGTCTTGCCTTTGGGGATCATTTGCACTTTGGTATTATCGTCCATGGCTATGAGGTAAATCCTATCTATTGGTTGGATGCAAGGTGGATAAAGAATAACATAGAAAGTATCCTTGAGCGATGGTAA
- the minE gene encoding cell division topological specificity factor MinE, with the protein MLDYIFRFRRSKSKDEAKRRLTLVLSYERRGLPPNFVEKLKDDLVYVFSKYSQFDIDKIEVDIKRERENFDELWISIPFKQ; encoded by the coding sequence ATGTTGGATTATATTTTTAGGTTTAGGCGTAGTAAAAGCAAGGACGAAGCAAAAAGGAGGCTTACTTTAGTCCTTTCCTACGAAAGAAGAGGGCTTCCCCCAAATTTTGTAGAAAAATTGAAAGATGACTTAGTGTATGTTTTTTCCAAATACTCTCAGTTTGATATAGACAAAATCGAAGTTGATATAAAGAGGGAAAGAGAAAACTTCGATGAACTTTGGATTAGCATACCCTTCAAGCAATGA
- a CDS encoding HAD-IIA family hydrolase yields MKVFLIDLDGVLVGDKKLNPLNGAKEFLEKLESEKIPFRIVSNNSTRPPSELVKLLNEKGLRIKEENFLTPLKILPMYLKSVGVQSLLLIGMESVERYLKEEGFEVVKDHRVQAVVIAQDRNLDFQKLKLAVSAVFLEGAKIIPVNLSRIVKDDDGLYFPGAGSIAMMLKHATNYQGELPNLGKPSEEFLNYALEGLERGEVYLISDDIYTDLIGAKKLGWIKTVFMTTGKYRKEELKKANFEPDYTFDSLEELTSTLLG; encoded by the coding sequence ATGAAGGTTTTCCTTATAGACCTTGATGGTGTTTTGGTAGGGGACAAAAAATTAAACCCTTTGAATGGAGCTAAAGAGTTTTTGGAAAAGCTTGAGTCTGAAAAAATTCCATTCAGGATAGTTTCCAACAACTCAACAAGACCACCGTCAGAATTGGTAAAGCTTTTAAATGAAAAAGGTTTGAGGATCAAAGAAGAAAACTTTTTAACACCGTTGAAAATATTACCTATGTATTTAAAGTCTGTTGGCGTTCAAAGTTTGCTTTTGATAGGTATGGAGTCGGTGGAGAGGTATCTTAAGGAAGAGGGCTTTGAAGTGGTGAAGGATCACAGAGTTCAGGCGGTGGTAATAGCCCAAGACAGAAATTTGGATTTTCAAAAATTAAAACTGGCAGTATCTGCGGTTTTTCTGGAAGGGGCAAAGATTATCCCAGTAAACCTAAGCAGGATAGTAAAGGATGATGATGGACTTTACTTTCCAGGAGCAGGATCTATAGCTATGATGCTAAAGCATGCTACCAACTACCAGGGAGAGCTTCCTAACCTTGGAAAGCCTTCTGAGGAGTTTTTGAATTATGCTTTGGAGGGGTTGGAAAGGGGCGAAGTTTATCTTATAAGCGACGATATATACACAGACCTGATAGGAGCAAAGAAGCTTGGATGGATAAAGACCGTGTTTATGACCACGGGTAAATACAGAAAAGAAGAGCTCAAAAAAGCAAACTTTGAACCAGATTATACCTTCGATTCGCTTGAAGAGCTGACCTCTACTTTGTTAGGTTAA
- the minC gene encoding septum site-determining protein MinC, whose protein sequence is MIEIKGITLPVILIRVDQGAEESEVFERLEKFLSSKLSEGAYFLVEGDGDLTKKIEHFLIKKSLRNIRKIKASFEEKAVNRLLVVEKHLRSGQKIEHNGDVLVLGNVNKDAQIIATGNIIVMGTLRGIAVAGALGDESAVVVALRMEPQQIRIGRKIAISNEEERVSPGYPEIAKVEGGAIILERV, encoded by the coding sequence ATGATAGAAATAAAAGGAATAACCTTACCTGTGATATTGATAAGGGTAGATCAAGGGGCGGAGGAATCAGAGGTATTCGAGCGACTGGAGAAGTTTTTAAGTTCCAAACTTTCCGAAGGTGCTTATTTTTTGGTAGAGGGGGACGGAGATTTAACAAAAAAGATTGAGCATTTCCTGATTAAAAAGAGCCTAAGAAACATAAGAAAGATAAAAGCGTCTTTTGAAGAAAAAGCTGTAAATAGACTTCTCGTAGTAGAAAAACATTTAAGATCTGGGCAGAAAATAGAGCACAATGGGGATGTGCTTGTGCTTGGAAACGTAAATAAAGATGCACAGATAATAGCAACTGGGAACATAATCGTAATGGGTACTCTTAGAGGCATAGCGGTGGCTGGTGCCCTTGGTGATGAAAGCGCAGTAGTAGTAGCTCTGCGTATGGAACCTCAGCAAATAAGAATCGGAAGAAAGATAGCCATATCAAACGAAGAGGAAAGAGTGTCCCCTGGCTATCCGGAGATTGCAAAAGTGGAAGGTGGTGCTATAATTCTTGAAAGGGTATGA